The Halorubrum sp. BV1 genome contains the following window.
CTCACGAGTGGTTCTCTCCTGGAGTTGGTCTATGTCGTGATCAGCCTGTTTAAGCGCGGTTCTGACGAATTGGTTCAGTCCTTCCAGGTCTGGTTCAGACTCCTGTAGTTCCGTGATTTCCGCCTTCACCGAGGCCAGTTCTTCTTCCAACTCACTAATCTCATCTTTCAGCTCGTCCACCTGTGTATCTGCCTCGTCCACCTTCTCACGAAGCCGTTCACGAAGTTCTGAGAGGTCCCGTGGTCGACCGCACTGCGGGCAGTTACTCGGCAATCGATTGCGTGCCACTCGCTCCTCGACCAAGCGACCACAGACTGGGCAGGTGAACTCCTCGATCGCGTCGATGATCAGGTCGTTCACCTCCTGTGTATACCGGGAGGCATCACTGAGTTCTCGGCGCTTTTGTTTGAGAGTGTCCTCCAGCGTGCGCCGTTTGTCATATAACTCATCGAGGCGTTCAGCGACCTCGTCTTTCTTCTGAAGCCGAGCGCTGATGCTCTCGATCTCGCCAGAATCGATGAGTCTCTGTAGCTCTTCGATGTCCTCAATCCTGTTTTCGGTTTGCGAGATCGGGAGGGAGTCCAACTCCCGCTCGAGCTGATTAACGCTCGGTCGGTCTTCCCCTCGGCGTCGGATCTCTTTCAGATGCTCGGTTTCGGCTCTGGCTCTTCGGTGTCGCTCGATTTCAGACTGGTGCTCACTGCTCAGTACGCTTCGTATCCTATTCAGCAACTCTTCTCCATCCAGTCTACTGATTGGCTGGTCTGCTGGATTTGAGGGGATGAACTGCAAACGGACGGTTCTATCTGGCCCGATGAACCGTTCTACCCCCTCGTTGGCATCGAGCGTCCCGTCTTCGTGCTCGTACCGGTGGCGTCGTTCACGTAGTACCGCGTCTGAGTTATCGAAATAAGCACTCACCTCGCTACGTTGGCCCGGTGTGACCCCGAACGTTCCAGAACGACCATACAACGCGTAGAGTAGTGCG
Protein-coding sequences here:
- a CDS encoding AAA family ATPase; the protein is MKISRLKIENFAIDESPIINERAVGGRDLLLYGGNRSGKTLTFNALLYALYGRSGTFGVTPGQRSEVSAYFDNSDAVLRERRHRYEHEDGTLDANEGVERFIGPDRTVRLQFIPSNPADQPISRLDGEELLNRIRSVLSSEHQSEIERHRRARAETEHLKEIRRRGEDRPSVNQLERELDSLPISQTENRIEDIEELQRLIDSGEIESISARLQKKDEVAERLDELYDKRRTLEDTLKQKRRELSDASRYTQEVNDLIIDAIEEFTCPVCGRLVEERVARNRLPSNCPQCGRPRDLSELRERLREKVDEADTQVDELKDEISELEEELASVKAEITELQESEPDLEGLNQFVRTALKQADHDIDQLQERTTRELENHRQELEQAKSKEEELEEKLTQRRQLLSAFEESAELADEEAERLEQEAFDEIREEFTDRLSSVYKSIAPNLGTDVGITSEGELEFPGTGSEGARSYDRLSSGERRLANLAFGLTLARFAQESEDAHNWEVLILDEPLTNLESDIQDAAARYLRDADVQVILTSPLDRVQSHFRDDESEIVSLERIKTEDSTLEEYL